The Candidatus Methanoperedens sp. genome contains the following window.
TTGTTATATAATCATTCATTCCATCAAAGCTCGATCCATTTCCAAACTTACCCGAGGTTGAAGTCGGACACGCATTTCCCGAACATGTGCCGTTGTTCCCCCAGCTGCTCCAGTCTTTGAAGAGGGTTGAACTCTCGCCGCTTTCATTGTTGAACCTCCACCAGCCCGCTAAAGAGCGGTTCCAGTCGATGAAGGCTGTGGTGTTCGCAGAATTGGAAATTGTTGTGTTAATGTAAGCATAGTTCTGGGTCAGGGTTGCTCCATCTGCTGGCGTGGGATCGGTGAAGGAGATCGACGGAGAAGTTGTACCTGAACTGAAATTCATTGAAAGCGGCAGGTAATCGATATTATTTGCATCCAGGGTATGGCTTGAATCACATATCCCATCCCGGTTGCCATCCGTACACGTCTGGCTGAAGCCTGTACCATTGGGATATGCCCAGACGTTGCCGGCGAGATAAGATCCTCCGATAATGTTTATTCCTGGTGTTTTTGTAATGTTCCAGTTATTAGGTAAGTATTGGATGGAATTATTAGTATTGTTAAAAAAGTTATTATAAATAATGTTATTCATACTAACATCCAGAGAGATGCCATTAGTATTGTTCGAGATAATGTTACTGCTCAGCACATTGCAGCAAGAGGTAGCGAATATACCGACGCCATTACCGGTATTACCTGTTATGATACTGCCGTTAATTGTATTGTTTGAAGACGTGACGAAAAATACACCATCTCCATTAAAGCTTGCATTATCTCCACTGAATGTGTTATTAAAACCATTAAATATAGAGAAACCATTGATGTTTGAGTTCGCAGTGCTGTTAATTATACTTCCATTGTGTACGCTATTATAGTGTATGCCAACCGTCCAGCCAGTTACCTTCAGATTTTTTACAGTTACATTTGTTAGCGGGGCCGAATAGTTATAAACATACACGCCGTAACTGTCTGGAGCTTTCACGCCATCGATGGTGTAGCCTGCACCGTCAAAAACCACATTGCTGGAAGTGATGTTAATGCATTTTAATGCACCGCTATTTGTTATGCTCCGGTTGAGCACGTAACTGCCTTGTGAGGAAATATTGCTGCAAGAATCCATTATTTGGCCGCCACCGGGCATTTGCTCAGGCAGATTTATTATCAAATTTAAAGTCATCGGTGGTGGGTCGCTTGCATTAAAAACTGCTGTTTGCTGAGCAGCAAAGTTACCAATGCTGAAAAATATGTTAGAACCATCATCCTCATACGTTCCGCTTACATGTATCATATATCTGCCGGCTGTTGTTATTATAGTGCTCCCTTTTGTGACATTTTCTATGGAGGCTTCCATTAGCGTGCCTGCCGGTACGTCAAATTGATCACTTAGATTTGCGAATCTTACCGTCCCGCTGAAAGTGTTGGGAATCGGAGGAATAGGATCCGCCGAGGAAATTGAAACACCTGTGGTGAAAAGTATTGCTCCGAATAGTATTATTGAGATAATTTTCCTATATTGCATAAAACCTTTTTTCATTTTTTTC
Protein-coding sequences here:
- a CDS encoding right-handed parallel beta-helix repeat-containing protein produces the protein MQYRKIISIILFGAILFTTGVSISSADPIPPIPNTFSGTVRFANLSDQFDVPAGTLMEASIENVTKGSTIITTAGRYMIHVSGTYEDDGSNIFFSIGNFAAQQTAVFNASDPPPMTLNLIINLPEQMPGGGQIMDSCSNISSQGSYVLNRSITNSGALKCINITSSNVVFDGAGYTIDGVKAPDSYGVYVYNYSAPLTNVTVKNLKVTGWTVGIHYNSVHNGSIINSTANSNINGFSIFNGFNNTFSGDNASFNGDGVFFVTSSNNTINGSIITGNTGNGVGIFATSCCNVLSSNIISNNTNGISLDVSMNNIIYNNFFNNTNNSIQYLPNNWNITKTPGINIIGGSYLAGNVWAYPNGTGFSQTCTDGNRDGICDSSHTLDANNIDYLPLSMNFSSGTTSPSISFTDPTPADGATLTQNYAYINTTISNSANTTAFIDWNRSLAGWWRFNNESGESSTLFKDWSSWGNNGTCSGNACPTSTSGKFGNGSSFDGMNDYITMGNPSNGALDFGTGDFSVSSWFYMSSLPNAWKTIVSKGD